In Alnus glutinosa chromosome 7, dhAlnGlut1.1, whole genome shotgun sequence, the sequence CTCATTCATGTGCGGCGTGAGAGCTTTTCTGAAATACCTTCCCTGCTAGCTTCTCATACAATTATCATGACGCATTGACAATTACACATTTTCTACAGGTTTTGAATTAACAAGGTAAAGAAAACAGAAGCGCGTAAGAAAATTATCACCTGTAATGAGCAACAAGAGAAGAAGGTTGATGAGAGGCAGAGCTCTGCTAGCCATTGAGCCTTAGCTTCTGAATTATACAATGGAAGTAAGAATAAACaaataagttaattaattaacaaaggGAAGTTAATTTATAAGAAAGGCAGGGACTAAATTTGGAAAGAAAGCATAATTTGCAGAGTCATTAATGTTTTATTCTTTCGTTGATTTTGCTTCCATGAATTCCAAAAGCGTATCTATTATTGGATTACCTACTTTAAATCCTTCTCTTCTACAAGATAAGGCATCAGCTCAAAATAAGGTTGAAAACAAAGTCCAATATTAGAGAAGATAACACTATCTCAAGATTCAAATGGTTCAGTTGTACAACCTCATCTAAAGATGACATGCACTctcagtttttgtattttgatttgaCATGCATCTCTTATATAGACAATTATAAATAGAAGCAGAGACAAAGTCCTAAGTGTGGGATTACAATTCAATCTCTGTTTTATTATATCTACCATATTTAAAAtacttaataataaataaatgaaataaatacaTATCCTACGTATCTCTTACACATCTCGTGTAGAAGATATATATGTAtcatatgttttaatttataattaattaatctcgATTTGgcttccattaattttttttttagggtgatTTGAACATTTCAAATAAGAGATTTGCACGTGCGCAAGTTTTCATCCTTTTTTAGACAAACACTGACGAAGGGTATTAATTGAAAAGAAATGGTAGGGATCAATCGTTAAGTgagaaatgataatttaattggatagttcatgggggtaaattcATTATTCTCCCgttttatttttctccaaaatgGCTAGTCCCAACAACATATCCTCCAATATCCCCTTCCATGGATTCCATATTCTGTTAAAATACAAAGCCGAAGATTAAAGCACCCCACTGCATGGATACAACCATTTGGGACACGACATGGCAAATCTAGAAGGGACAAAAGGTTATGTTGTACCTCGTTGCCCCGGTGCATTTATAAGTGGGAGGATCATTGTCCCCTGGATAGGTGTGGGCAAGTTTGCATAGTCGCTTGAAGGTCTTCGAGTAGTCGTTAGGCTGGCAAGCCCCTGGGCTACTATAATTCCCTGTGCAACAATATTTTGGATCCTTAAACTCATCGCACGCGCTATAACACCCAATATACCGCCCATCACTGTTCTGGGCTACTAGAGGACTCGGACACACGTCACTTATAGCTTCTATACAATCTACGACAGGACATGGCCCAACCTCGCCGAGTAGAGACCCGCCGTCCGGTTGGATCCGGACGGGAATGTTGTGGCCGTGGTTCAAGCTCACTTCATAGGAGACAAAAGATGGTTTGATCTCGAAATTGAGAAGGGTGACAGGTAATGCGGGTGGTGGGTTTTGGCATTCTTTCAAGCCAGAGCCACAGTCCCCTGTTTCACATGAAAAGTAATACGAGGCATTGAAGCTACACTTGGTCCTAGCCCAGATGCTACCAGTCCATTGATCAGGCATTGAGAATATCTCTAAGGTGTTCGGACCACGCTCAGGATCAGAATCACCGATTGAGGGTCTGGCAGCAAGCCATACCGGGTAACTGCATTTGTTCTCGTAGTAGAAGATTAAATCAGAGCGTCCACCTGAAACAGATCATCAATCTCCATGGTTgtcatttgattgcattaaactTAAAATTTCTACAACATATGTATTGCATGTGAAGCtaaagagaagagaagggtATAAGAGTAACCTGTAGTGAGCAACAAGAGGAGAAGGATGATGAGAGCTCTGTTAGCCATTGAACCTTATCTATAAGTTGGAATAACAAACGGAGAGTTATAAGAAAAGTAGGGACTGAATTTGGAAAGAAGATAAATGCCGGAGCATCTACTGTGGTTTTTCCTAGTCCTCCTGGaaagacactttttttttctttttttttggaggcTTCCATGAATTAATGGTAGCATTTGAATAATTACATTGAAATcaacaagaaaaattatataagttagCAGCTATATATAGTAGTAAAAGAAATTCATTACCATGTTAGTATGTAATTACCATATATATTAGGTGTCggaaaaattaaatgctaagattatctaaaaatttgtttctatacaattgaataAGTGACAATCTTAAGATATGTGAATTGAGATTGCGACAGATAAGAAAAAGTATAATAAGAATCCAATGATTCCAACCATTGTGtgtgttaattaattattcatcaaatataattaataaaatcgCTCAATAATAACTTGAGTAAACCCTTTGATTTTATAAAAACACAATCTCATACGATTTCCATATCATAAATTATTTAGAAAGTAATTAGATACAAAACTTTCTCCATATATAACTCTTACCAGTCCAGATTTTGGGGGGGGCGGCCATCATGAGCCTCCCTAGCCTTGACTTTGCCCCTGGTTACAAGTTTGAGCACTTCaacataattataaaaataaagagcTGATCTTGTTGAGATTTGGTGAATAGTTTTTttgagtaaaataaaaatatgtggaGTAAATTAAGTTAATAAAGGGCGGACCAGATAAACTGGTTATACGTACGTACCAATATTGATGACAAATTTTCAACTAAGTCTGCCTATCCCCACAATGAAAACCTTTGAAATTGATGTGGTTAATTGGTGCCCATTTGTCATGGTTGGTGCCCATTTGTCATGACTGGTGTCTCTTGAACGTGGGGTTTACGTTGCACACCCACTGCGGACTGCCCCTTTTCCACagctttaattttgtgttttaaatggTACTTTCTTTTAACGATTCTTCATTTGTCACATGTGTTTCATGTGACACTCTAGGATTTATGTTAGCAATCAATACAATGTTAACATCAAAGTTAACGGTTTTCTATTTAATATTACAAATTTAGAAGATTAGgatgacgaaaaaaaaaaaggtttaaaagcAAGTCAATTACCAttaaagacatatatatatatatatatatatagagagagagagagagagagagagagagagaaagagagagagaatcgtaatattaattaatgagtGTAGTTATAATTGTAGTAGCTAAATACGTTTTTTTCTAAACTTTGTATCTAATTAATTTCTAAATAATTTAAGGGGGCCATGGTCCTCACAACCCTCTTGGGCATGTAATTGATGACCAGCTGCAGCAAACGAAAATCAGCCCTACTTTTCAAGAGGGGATTTAGGTTAAGATTGTTTAAGCAGCATCTTTCAAATTCccattttgttctctttttttcttttttctttttttattttttattttttttgttattgcatTTAATTTACAATTATTTCTATTGATTAAATTAAACTTCTATTTGATTAAACTTTCTAGAAAGAGATTTTAAATTCATAAACTTTAAATAACTTGCTGCATGTCAATATCCTTTCGAAAAAAAAACCTTGCTGTCAATATACCACCACACACACAAAACAATACATACCCATAGCTTGGTCGAAAAATAAACGAAATGATCAATAactaacacacacacatatacacatatacataACGATACATACCTTGTTCGGAAAATAAACGAAATGGTCAAAAACACACATATATtaagctgtagtttttttttttattaaaaacaaaaagtcatGATAACataaaaaactctaaaaaaattattaaaaagagtTCTAGAATTCCCCCACAACGCTCCGAAAATAAACGAAATGGTCAATAAAAATCTTGACAGAGTCCTTTGGTAAACTTTGAAGGCCTAAATGCAAGAATGGTAGAAGCCTACACCAATAATATTTAATGTGACGCAAACAAATTAAAGGATGGCATGAGCGGGCCAaccactttaattaattatttaatggcCACGtcattttgtaaataattttataataaaagtcGTAATTTTTTTAGTATACCATTCAATAGTCCTATGAGACAATTAAAATGAATAGCatctgaaaatatatatatatagcagctaGCTGAAGAAATATTTATTGTCATAAGCACAAGTATTCTTGCTCCGAAATAATTAGTATAAGAAAAAGTTTACATTATTCATTTGATATCTATCATTCAAACGTTTATTACACGTACAGACACAGACACAGGCATGAATGTGCCTTAGTCCATGACAGTACTTATTGTTCTATTATTACTATAGAGAGAAGGAACACATAATTCCTCTCAATCCGTAAATTCAAGCAGCTGGGCAAAAAGTAATAACGTAGTCAGGTGCGTTGGAGCAGGTAAATGTGCTGTTCTTATCATCATAAGCGTAGCTATAAGCTTGAGGGCATTGGTTCTCGAAGATCATCGAATAGTTTGTGGGTGG encodes:
- the LOC133873786 gene encoding thaumatin-like protein 1 isoform X3; this encodes MANRALIILLLLLLTTGGRSDLIFYYENKCSYPVWLAARPSIGDSDPERGPNTLEIFSMPDQWTGSIWARTKCSFNASYYFSCETGDCGSGLKECQNPPPALPVTLLNFEIKPSFVSYEVSLNHGHNIPVRIQPDGGSLLGEVGPCPVVDCIEAISDVCPSPLVAQNSDGRYIGCYSACDEFKDPKYCCTGNYSSPGACQPNDYSKTFKRLCKLAHTYPGDNDPPTYKCTGATRS
- the LOC133873786 gene encoding thaumatin-like protein 1b isoform X2, with amino-acid sequence MANRALIILLLLLLTTGGRSDLIFYYENKCSYPVWLAARPSIGDSDPERGPNTLEIFSMPDQWTGSIWARTKCSFNASYYFSCETGDCGSGLKECQNPPPALPVTLLNFEIKPSFVSYEVSLNHGHNIPVRIQPDGGSLLGEVGPCPVVDCIEAISDVCPSPLVAQNSDGRYIGCYSACDEFKDPKYCCTGNYSSPGACQPNDYSKTFKRLCKLAHTYPGDNDPPTYKCTGATRYNITFCPF